In Mucilaginibacter sp. KACC 22063, the genomic stretch GTAAGTGAAAGGTTGAAAGCGTTATGCCAGCCAAGCAACAGTTTAGGGCGCTTAGTACAAACGCAGCTTATTCCTTCTGGCATGTATTTCATATATAAGGATTTAAGTCCGGCAGAATTATTAGTAAAAGCATGGGAGCAGGATGCAGCCGGGGTAAACTATGTAATTGATGTGTACGCAGGTGGCCAGAAACCAAATTATCCACAGATAGATTCTATTAGTTTTGATGTAAAATCTAAAAGGTATCCTACGCTTTTGTATGATGCCGCTGCTGTGTTATCAGAAGACGCAAAAAATGCTAAATTATTCTTTGAGCCATCAATGAGGGCAGCGCTGTTATATCTTGAAATTAACGGAAGGCATGATCCTGCTAATTACGAGCCTATGGAGGCAACAGTAAATAAAGCGGCCTATGACCAGATCAAAATTACCAAGTGGAATACATATCCATACAGCATGATCCTTGTTCCGGGCGCAGGAGCAGAGGATTTGATGACCAGTATCACTGCCGAAGGTATGATCCGTTGCAGGTTGGCCGCACAACAATATTTTAAGCATGCAGCACCGTTTATTATGGTTTCGGGTGGTGCAGTGCATCCTTACAAAACAAAGTATTGCGAGGCAGAGGAAATGAAAAGGTTTTTGATTGAAACCATGCATATCCCGGCAAGTGCCATACTGATGGAACCACATGCACGCCATACCACAACCAATATGCGTAACGGTGCCCGTATCATGTTCAGATATGGTATGCCGATGAATAAACCTGCGGTAGTAATAACTGACAGGTCGCAAAC encodes the following:
- a CDS encoding YdcF family protein, yielding MKKIILVLIFVISGFSSFAQQGKPDPQYKINSSADWVQAKNYYLLTLIQKDAAVSKMLAADPELAKLTRQKADACNASLACKDVNCFLTNNKFTDADIKQVSERLKALCQPSNSLGRLVQTQLIPSGMYFIYKDLSPAELLVKAWEQDAAGVNYVIDVYAGGQKPNYPQIDSISFDVKSKRYPTLLYDAAAVLSEDAKNAKLFFEPSMRAALLYLEINGRHDPANYEPMEATVNKAAYDQIKITKWNTYPYSMILVPGAGAEDLMTSITAEGMIRCRLAAQQYFKHAAPFIMVSGGAVHPYKTKYCEAEEMKRFLIETMHIPASAILMEPHARHTTTNMRNGARIMFRYGMPMNKPAVVITDRSQTNGIINMAARCMKELKYVPYKLGNHISDTEVEFYPLPDALQINPYEPLDP